A genomic stretch from Bacillota bacterium includes:
- the thiS gene encoding sulfur carrier protein ThiS, with amino-acid sequence MIEVNGRKMDWRDNLTVEKLLSEMNYTYPMILVKVNGQPVKAEEWSEFIIPDNAVVQAHHLIAGG; translated from the coding sequence ATGATTGAAGTTAACGGCAGAAAAATGGATTGGCGTGATAATCTGACCGTTGAAAAGCTGCTCAGTGAGATGAATTATACCTACCCAATGATCCTTGTCAAGGTGAACGGACAACCGGTTAAAGCAGAAGAATGGTCGGAGTTTATTATACCTGACAATGCAGTTGTTCAGGCTCACCATCTTATTGCCGGTGGGTGA